A single region of the Fusarium fujikuroi IMI 58289 draft genome, chromosome FFUJ_chr05 genome encodes:
- a CDS encoding probable MAP kinase kinase produces MADPFAPRSMKRKNVKGLALKAAAPRPPPTAETNHHEYSGSQDAGKDEQLEIGIEYKLDLRPEDLEILKELGSGNGGTVSKVKHLTTGTVMARKVIHVEAKREIRKRIVRELQIMHGCHSDYIVTFYGAFLTPNNDVIMCMEYMDVGSLDRVSRVFGPVRVDVLGKIAEATLGGLTYLYTKHHIMHRDIKPSNILVNSRGSIKLCDFGVSGELVNSIADTFVGTSTYMAPERIQGEKYTVKSDVWSFGLSIMELAIGKFPFAASEQLSDGDCAPAGILDLLQQIVHEPAPKLPKSDAFPSILDDMIQKCLYKEPERRPTPQELFDRDHFVQAAKRTPVDLREWAVGMMERDNRKSHLAPQLSPATQDLLRSSDSPTQSQQIQASAQPEERSHTPTSGEIPIGGAGIISPRDQYGSGQSRSPPRNGYPSSRTPASAHPGLGPRVVTTNSIPKVSGYPDSAGPVSANAATFSLPVRPAPPGGPLPPPPPRKETPDELRRENRRQATFGLPPNPGYNVS; encoded by the exons ATGGCCGACCCATTTGCTCCACGCTCTATGAAGCGCAAGAACGTCAAAGGACTTGCACTCAAAGCGGCTGCCCCTCGACCCCCACCAACCGCCGAAACCAACCATCATGAGTACAGCGGAAGCCAAGATGCAGGTAAAGATGAACAGTTGGAGATCGGTATCGAATACAAGTTGGACCTAAGACCTGAGGATCTCGAAATTCTCAAGGAGTTAGGGTCTGGTAACGGTGGTACGGTCAGCAAAGTGAAGCACCTAACAACGGGAACTGTCATGGCTCGCAAG GTTATTCATGTGGAAGCGAAGCGAGAAATACGGAAGCGAATTGTCCGAGAACTCCAGATTATGCACGGCTGCCATTCTGACTACATCGTGACATTCTACGGTGCTTTCTTAACTCCAAATAACGATGTTATAATGTGTATGGAATATATGGATGTGGG TTCCCTTGATCGAGTCTCGAGAGTTTTTGGCCCCGTTCGAGTTGATGTTCTGGGTAAAATTGCAGAAGCGACTCTTGGTGGTCTGACATACCTTTACACCAAGCACCACATCATGCATCGTGATATTAAGCCATCCAATATTCTCGTCAACTCGAGGGGTTCGATCAAGCTTTGCGATTTTGGTGTTTCTGGCGAGCTTGTCAATTCTATCGCTGACACCTTTGTCGGTACTTCCACTTACATGGCACCCGAAAGAATCCAGGGTGAGAAGTATACGGTCAAGTCAGATGTCTGGAGTTTTGGTCTGAGCATCATGGAACTTGCTATTGGCAAATTTCCTTTTGCTGCCAGTGAGCAACTCTCAGATGGCGATTGCGCTCCTGCGGGTATTCTGGATTTGCTTCAACAGATTGTTCACGAACCGGCTCCCAAGCTTCCAAAGAGCGATGCTTTCCCTAGCATTCTTGACGATATGATTCAGAAGTGTCTTTACAAGGAGCCCGAACGTCGACCAACCCCCCAGGAGCTATTC GACCGTGATCACTTCGTACAAGCCGCCAAGCGTACACCAGTTGATCTTAGAGAGTGGGCTGTCGGTATGATGGAGCGTGACAATAGAAAATCCCACCTAGCGCCTCAGCTCTCTCCTGCAACCCAGGATCTTCTGCGCTCAAGTGACTCGCCCACCCAGTCCCAGCAGATACAGGCATCGGCCCAACCAGAAGAACGGTCTCACACTCCCACTTCTGGCGAGATCCCAATCGGCGGCGCTGGTATTATTTCCCCTCGTGATCAGTATGGCTCTGGCCAGAGCCGATCACCGCCTCGCAACGGATACCCTTCGTCACGCACACCAGCTTCAGCGCACCCCGGACTTGGACCCAGGGTTGTCACCACGAATTCCATTCCCAAGGTTTCAGGCTATCCTGACAGTGCTGGTCCTGTGAGCGCGAACGCTGCCACCTTTAGCTTACCCGTTCGACCAGCACCGCCAGGCGGACCTCTTCCCCCTCCGCCACCTCGAAAAGAGACTCCCGATGAGCTACGAAGGGAGAACCGCAGACAGGCAACGTTTGGATTGCCACCTAACCCTGGATACAATGTATCTTAA